From Nocardia sp. NBC_00416:
CGACCGCGCCGATCGAATGACCGAGCGCCGATTTGGGGGCGTAGATCGAGGCGTCCGGGGTGACCGCACCGATGGCCGCCGCCTCCGAGGCGTCGCCGATGGACGTCGAGGTGGCGTGGGCGTTGACATGCTGGATATCGGCGGTGTCCAGTCCCGCGACGGCGATCGCCTTGCGCATGGCGCGGGCCGCGCCCGCTCCGGCGGGATCAGAGGCGACGATGTGATAGGCGTCGGAGGTTATGCCGGCGCCGAGCACCCGGGCGTGGATCCGGGCGCCCCGGGCGCGGGCGTGCTGCTCCGATTCCAGGACCACCAGCGCACCCGCTTCGCCGAAGACGAAACCGTCGCGGTCGCGGTCGAACGGCCGCGAGGCCGCCGCCGGATCATCGTTACGGGTGCTCATGGCGCGCATCATGGCGAAGCTGGCGATCGGGACCGCGTGGATATGGCCTTCCACACCGCCCGCGACCACCACGTCCGCCTCACCGGTGGTGATCAGCCGCCACGCCTGCGCGATAGCTTCGGTGCCCGACGAGCAGGCCGAGACCGGTGCGAAAACGCCTGCCTTCGCACCGATTTCGAGACTCACCGCCGCCGCCGGACCGTTGGGCATGACCATGGGCACCGACATGGGCGAGACCTTGCGGTAGCCGCCCGCACGCATCGCGTCCACCGCGTCGATGAGGGCGTCACCGCCGCCCAGCCCGGTGCCGATGCACACGGCGAGCCGTTCGCCCTCCACCTCGGGCCGCCCCGCCGCCGCCCAGACCCGCCGCCCCACCACCAGCGCGAGCTGTTCGACGTAGGAATGCCGGCGCTGTTCGATCCGGGTGAGCCCGGCCCCGGGGTGCGATTTCAGTTTGCCGCCGATGCGTACGGGCAGGTCGTACTCGGCGACGAAATCGTCGTCGAGGGTGGTGATGCCGGTGTCTCCGCGCAGCAGCCCGGACCAGGTCTCGTCCATATCGTCGGCGATCGAGGTGGCGCCCGCGTAGGCGGTCACGACCACCTGAGCGGCCCGAGTTTCTGAAGCGATCGGTACAGTCACGACGTCATGAATACCTGTAGCGTTCGCTACAGTCAACCCATGGCCCGCCCACTCGACCACGCCAAACGCGCCGAAATCCTCGACGCGGTGGTCCGCTACATCGCCGAACAAGGCCTCGCGGACCTCTCGCTGCGCCCCCTCGCCGCAGCTCTGGGCACCAGCTCCCGGATGCTGATCTACTACTTCGGCACAAAGGAAGAACTGCTGGTCCAAGCACTCGCGACCCAGCGTCCGGACCTCACCGCGGTCTTCGCCGAGGCCGCGGACGCCGACGCGCTACGCGAACGACTGTGGCAATTCTGGCGCTCGAACACCACCGGCCCCGGCGCGGTCAGCGTCAAGGTGATGCTCCAGGTCGTGGGCGCGGCCTGTGCATCGCACAGCCCCTACGCGGCGTACGCGGACGAGGCGATCGCGGTGTTCGTCGCGACCCTGGCCGCCGGATTACGCGGACTCGAATCGGTGGACGATCCCGAGGTGGTGGCGACGCTGCTGGTCTCCGGCCTGCGCGGCATCCTGCAGGACCGCCTGATCACCGGCGAGGTGGAGCGCACCGACCGGGCCGCCCGCCGGTTGATCGACCAGACCATTGTCTGACCCGTTCGGCAACGCCCGAGCCCGGCCCGGCGACTGCCCACGACCGCGCAAGGCCATCGGGGACCGGCATCGATACGCACCCGGATGCGGCCCGCCTTCCCGGCCGGCCCCGGACCGCCCCCACGTAGGGTGACGGCGTGAGATTGTTGCCGTTGGCGCCCCCGGGGCAGACCCCGGTCCGGGTGCTCACCATCGCCGGTACCGATTCGGGCGGCGGAGCCGGAATACAGGCCGATACGCGGACCATGGCCCTGTGCGGAGTGCACGCCCTGGTAGCGGTGGCCGCGGTGACAGTGCAGAACTCGGTGGGAGTGAGCGGCTTCCACGAGATCCCGCCGCAGGTGGTCGCGGATCAGGTGCGGTCGGTGGCCGGCGATATCGGCGTCGGCGCCGCCAAAACCGGAATGCTCGCATCGACCGACATCATCGAGGCCGTGGCCGGGGTCTGCCGCGAGGTCGGAATCGGCCACGACGGAAAGATTCCGCTGGTCGTCGACCCCGTCGCGGCCTCCATGCACGGCGATCCACTCCTGCACGCCGAAGCGCTGGACGCGGTGCGCTACACCCTGTTCCCGCTGGCCACCATCGTCACCCCGAACCTGGACGAGGTGCGGCTGCTGACCGGCGTCGAGGTCACCGATCCGGCGTCCGCCCGGACCGCGGCCGAGGCGTTGCACGCGCTCGGACCGCGATGGGTCGTGGTGAAGGGCGGACATCTGCGAACGTCGGCGGAGAGCACGGACCTGCTGTTCGACGGGCACCACTTCCTGGAATTCACCGCGCCCCGCATCACCACCGGCAACGACCACGGCGGCGGCGACACCCTGGCCGCCGCGCTCGCCTGCGCGCTGGCCCACGGCTACTCGGTGCCCGACGCGTTCGAATTCGCCAAAGAATGGACCCGGCTCAGCCTGGAAGCGTCCTACGACCTCGGCAAAGGCCACGGCCCGGTCTCACCACTGTGGCGTCTGGCCTGACGGCGATCGTGTCCCGAACCTGTCGGTGGCCGGGTACATACTCGTGGTGTTCCGGAACACCTCACCACAATGACGTGGCGACGCGAACAACGAGGTTCGGTAGTTACCCCGCCAGACCGGCAAGGCCGGCGCGCAGCCTTTCCGGATGGCACGTTTCCACGCAACTGGCCGTGTGCGCGCCGCAGCAGACGAGCCGATCCCACACGGTCGGGCCCCCAGTTCTGCAGCGACAGCTCGAAGGAGCGCAGCGACCGACCAGCTGAGGTGAAAGCCGGAAACCACCGAGTCCGGGCCCGCGTCACGACTTCCCTGTCGAATGGCCTGCTTCCACGGTCGGGGCCCGCCCCGGTTCTGGAGCGACCAGAGGGAGGGAGCGCAGCGACCGACCGCCGGGAGTGAAGAACCGGGGTTGACAAGGGCCCCGACCCGCCCCGCCGCAGGCGGGGCAATCCCACACGGTCGGGGCCCGCCCCGGTTCTGGAGCGACCAGAGGGAGGGAGCGCAGCGACCGACCGGCGGGAGTGAAGAACCGGGGTTAACGAGGGCCCCGACCCCGCCCCGCCGGAGGCGGGGCCATCTACACAGCAACCTCCCAGGTTGCCTGGAGCCCGGCCCCAGCCCGCGGATCGACTCTGGTCACTATGACCGAGACCGTGACCCTCGCCGGAACGGCGGAACTCACGGACGACCCGTTGTCACCGCCGGTGCTGGATGTGGTCGTTCCTGTGTACAACGAAGAAACCGATCTCGGCGTGTGTGTGCGCCGACTTCACGATTATCTCGACAGCGGGTTCCCGTTCCCGGCGCGGATCACCATCGCCGACAATGCCAGTACCGATTCCACCTTGGCGGTGGCCGAGATCTTGGCGGGTGAACTGGATGGGGTCCGGGTGGTGCATCTGGACGCCAAGGGTCGCGGCCGGGCGTTGCGGGCGGTGTGGCAGGAGTCGGACGCGCAGGTCGTCGCGTATATGGATGTGGATCTGTCCACCGATCTCGATGCGCTGCTCCCCCTTGTCGCGCCGCTGGTTTCCGGTCATTCCGATCTGGCCATCGGAACTCGGCTGGGGGCCGGTTCCCGTGTGGTGCGCGGGCCGAAGCGTGAGTTCATCTCCCGCTGCTACAACCTGCTGCTGAAGGCTTCGCTGCGGGCGCATTTTTCCGATGCCCAATGCGGTTTCAAGGCTGTCCGCACGGAGGTGGCGCGCAAACTGCTGCCGCTGGTGGAGGACGGGGAGTGGTTCTTCGATACCGAGCTGCTGGTCATCGCCGAACGCGCGGGCCTGCGGATCCATGAGGTTCCGGTGGACTGGATCGACGATCCTGACAGCCGCGTCGACATCATCGATACCGCTCGCAAGGATCTGCGCGGGATCTGGCGGATGGGCCGGGCGCTGACCACCGGTTCGCTGCCGTTGGCCGAGCTGCGCCGGGCTGTGGGCCGGGAGCCGCTCGTTCCCGGTGTGCCGCTCGGCATGGTCGGTCAGCTGATCCGGTTCGCGCTGGTCGGGGTCGCTTCTACGCTCGCCTACGTGCTGCTGTATCTGCTGCTGCAACCGATGGCCGGGGCGCAGGTCGCCAATTTCGGCGCCCTGTTGATCACCGCGGTCGCCAATACCGCCGCCAATCGCGCGTTCACCTTCGGCGTGCGCGGGCAGAGCGGGATGGTGTCGCATCAGTTCCAGGGTCTGTTGATCTTCGGGTTCGGGCTGCTGGTGACCAGTGGTTCGCTGTTCACCCTTCATCATTGGGCGCCCGGTGCGCCGGTTCAGCTGGAGTTGTTCGTGCTGGTCGTGGCGAATCTGATCGCGACGCTCATGCGGTTCGTCGGCCTGCGCTGGGTGTTCCGCGAGGCGGGCCGTCCGGCCCTCGGCGTCGAGGAGGCCGCCCGATGACAGTTACCGCGACTCCCCCTGACACCACGGTGCCCGCGTCCACCATGACCGGGCCCGAACCGGCGCGGTCGGGCCGCTGGGAATACCCCGCGCTGGCCGTGTTGCTGCTCGCGACCGGCCTCTCCTACCTCTACAACCTCAGCGCCAACGGCTGGGCCAACTCCTTCTACTCCGCCGCCATCCAGGCGGGTTCGGTGTCGTGGAAGGCGTTCTTCTTCGGTTCCTCCGATGCCGCGAACTCCATCACCGTGGACAAGGCGCCCGCGTCGCTGTGGCTCATGGAGCTGTCGGTGCGCCTGTTCGGCTTGAACAGCTGGAGCATCCTGGTCCCACAGGTCCTGCTCGGTGTGGCGACGGTGGCGCTGATCTGGGTGACCGTGCGGCGCTCGTTCGGCCCCGCGGCGGGGCTGGTCGCCGGGCTGGCGCTGGCGGTGACCCCGGTGTTCGCGCTCATGTTCCGGTTCAACAATCCCGACGCGCTGCTGGTTTTCCTGATGGTCGCCGCGGTGTGGGCGATCGTGCGCGCGCTAGACGACGGCCGGTGGCGCTGGCTGGTGCTCACCGGAACATTCATCGGGTTCGGGTTCTTGGCCAAGCAGCTGCAGGTCATGCTGGTGGTGCCGGTACTCGCCCTGGTGTACTTGTTCGCGGGTCCGCCGAAACTCGGTAAACGGATCGCGCAGTTGTTCGCCGCGGGCGCCGCGATGGTGGTCGCCGCGGGCTGGTGGCTGCTGGCGGTGGAACTCTGGCCGGCCGATTCCCGGCCCTATATCGGTGGCTCCCAGAACAATTCGATCATCGAACTGACACTCGGCTACAACGGGTTCGGCCGGTTGAACGGCAACGAGACCGGCAGCGTCGGGCCGGGCGGTGAACTGCCGCCGGGCGGGAACGGGATGTGGGGGCAGACCGGGATCACCCGCATGTTCGATCAGATGCAGGGCGGTCAGATCGCCTGGCTGATTCCCGCGGCGCTGGTCGCTTTGGTGGCGGGTCTGCTGCTCCGTGGCCGCGCGGCGCGTACCGACGGCCCCCGGGCCCAGGTGCTGCTGTGGGGCGGGTGGCTGGTGGTCACCGGCCTGGTGTTCAGCTTCATGGCCGGGATCTTCCACCAGTACTACACCGTGGCGCTGGCTCCCGCGGTCGCCGCGCTGGTGGGTATCGGCGGGGTGCTGTACTGGCGCAACCGGTCCCGCTGGTGGGTCCGCGCCGGTGCGGCCGTCGCGGTCGGGCTCACCACCGCCACGGCGTGGATGCTGCTGTCGCGTAGCGCGGATTTCGTGCCGTGGCTGCGCTGGGCGGTGCTGGTGGCCGGGATCGTCGCGACTCTCGCGATCGTGGTTCCGCTGCCCGGTCGAGCCGGTGTCGCCGCGGCGCTGCTCGCCGGAGCGGTCGGCCTGGCCGGGCCGGTCGCCTACACGGTCGACACCCTGAATTCGGGCCATGCCGGGTCGATTCCGACTGCCGGACCCAATAACGGCATGTTCGGCGGGATGCGCCCGCCGGGTATGCGTGGCGGGATGCCCGACGGGGCCGGCATGGACGGTGGAATGCCGGGCGGACCAGGGGGCCCGGGCGGAATGTTCGGTATGAACGGCGGCCCGGGCGGTATGCCCGGAATGCCTGGTGGACCGGGCGGTATGCCGGGGACGGACGGCGGGCCGAGCGGTATGCCCGGGATCAACGGTGGGCCGGGCGGCATGCCCAGTACGGACGGCGGGCCGGGCGGCATGCCCGGGATCAACGGTGGGCCGGGCGGCATGCCCAGTACGGACGGCGCCGCGAACGGCATGCCCGACGGCGGGGACGGTGGCACTACCGGAATCGACGGCGGACGCGACGGCGGCAATCGGCGGGGCGGTCCCGGCGGCGGGTTCCTCAACGCCAGCACCCCCAGCGCTGCCCTGGTAGCGCTGCTGCAGGACAACGGCGACGCCTACACCTGGGCCGCGGCCACCGTCTCCTCCAACGGAGCCGCCGGATACCAGTTGGCCACCGAACTCCCGATCATGCCGATCGGCGGATTCAACGGCAGTGATCCCTCGCCGACGCTGGCACAGTTCCAGCAGTATGTCGCATCCGGGCAGATCCACTACTTCCTCGGCGGAAGCGGTGGCGGCCCCGGCGGACGCCAGGCCACGACCGCCGCGATATCGCAGTGGGTGCTGGACAACTTCACCGCGAAGGAGGTCGACGGGGTCACGCTCTACGACCTGACCGCCCCCAAGTGATCGTGCGCTGAACGCCGATGGCCCGGACCTTCGAAAAGGTCCGGGCCATCGGTGTATCCGTCGTGTCCGAGCACAGAGCCCACGGAGTGCGTGAGCGAATGAGCTCGGGCGTACGCGAACGGACCGAGCTCAGGCGAACACCTGGGTGAGGTCACCGTAGAGGCGCTGTTCGGTGAACTTGTTGTCCGAGTCGACCGTCGCGTACACCGCCCCGGGGATGTTCAGTTCCTTACCGCTCTTCAGGTAGTACTGGATGCGGATCTCGAACAGGACCTCCGTCGTGCCGTCGACCGCCGGATGCGGCTCGATCCAGTGGAAGACACTGTGCTCGATACTCGTGCACTGGTCGAGCACGTACTGGATGGAGGCGGTGGCGGCGTCGCGACCGGTCACGGGTTCGGCATTGGCGAAAGTCAGCAACACATCGTCGGTCATCAACTGCGCGGCTTCGGCCAGCCGGCCGGAGTCGATGTGCTCGTAGTAGTCCTCCACGAGTTTCCGGACGGAAGTCATTAGCCAACTCCTTGCTGAGATCCCCAGGACGGGAACGGTTTTCGTATCGCGTGCCCAGGGTAATGGAAATCCGGCCCCGGCGCGCCCGACATCGGCGATCCAGCGAACCCTCGGCGGCTCGTCCCGCCCGGAGTTCCGTCCCTTCCTGTGCGAGGCCCGGCATCGCCCGTCGCGAGTCAGCCGGGCGCCGGACTCACCGCGCCGCAGCCGGAATCGCGGCCCGGATCGCCTCGGCCTCGTGCTCCAGCAGTACGTCCCCGCCCTGCGACGACACGATGGGCGTATAGGGGTCGGCTGCGAAGGGTTCGCCGAGCATTTCGCGCAGCACCGCCAGCCCGCAGAACGGGACGTAGTGCGGGCTGTATCCGCCTTCTTGGACGAAAGCGATACGGCCGTCGCACAGTTCGGCGGCCATATCCAGAACGCGGCGGGTGAGCTGCGCGAATCCGGCGCTGGTGACCATCTGCCGGGCGAGCGGGTCCATCATGCTCGCGTCGAATCCCGAGGCCACCAGGATCAGCTCGGGCCGGAACGCGCGCAGCGCCGGGAGGACCACCTGGTCCATGGCGTGCACATAGGCGGCGTCACCGCTGGCGGGCGGCAGCGGAATATTGATCGAATAGCCCTCCCCGGCACCGGTGCCCCGCTCCTCCAGGTAACCGGAGTTCGGCGGGAAACACAGATGCTGGTGCAGGGATATCGTCAGCACCGAGGGGTCGCTGTACCAGATGTCCTGTGTGCCGTTGCCGTGGTGGACATCCCAGTCCACCACGGCCACCCGCTCCAGACCCAGGACTTCCTTGGCGTAGGCGGCGGCCACCGAAACATTGTTGAAAATGCAGAAGCCCATCCCACCGGCGCGGTGCGCATGATGCCCCGGCGGGTTGACCAGCGCGTACCCGGTGTCGACGGTGCGCGCGACGACCTGATCGACGAGCTGGATCGCGCCTCCGGCCGAGAGCGCCGCGATCTCGTATCCGCCGCGCCCGAACGGCGAACAACCATCGCCCGCGTCGCCGCCCTTCGGCTCCAGGCTCTCCGCTTTGATCCGGGCCAGATGCTGCGGGGTGTGGACTCTGAGTATGTCCGCGTCGGTGGCCGGTACGGCCCGGACCGGTTGCAGCCGGTCGAGTAGCCCGGATACGGCGACCAGCTCGTGGAAACGACGTTTGGTATCGGGGTGGGCGAGATGATGCCCGATCGGCTGGAGTCCGGTGGTCGCATCCGAGGGGAACAGACTCCCCGAACCGGTGTCGGCCCATCCGTAGACCGTGTTCCAGACGTATCCGATTGTCATGGTCGAGCTCCTTGGTGTCGGCGTCCCGCACCGCGGGCGCCAGACGGCAAACCTCGCGCAATCGATCGACCGCGCCAGCCCATGGAGCCATAAGCCGGGCCGGCGTGCAACCGGAACCAGTTAGCTGTACGGGCATAGTTGCGCCTGGTACTCCCGACCCGATCGCCGGGGCGTCGCCCGCTGCGGAGCGGAAAACGGAGGTGTCGACCCGACGCCGGGTTTCGACGCTGCGGCGGCCCGGCTACGGGTTCTCAGCCCCGATCGAACCTGCCGTCGGCGATTCCGGCAGTGAACGCGGCCCATTCGCCGGGTGCGAAGCGCAGCGCCCCGGCTTTCGGATTCTTGGAATCACGAACCCCGATATCGCCCGCCCCCAGAAAAGCGACCTCGACACATTCGCCGGTGCCCTGGCTGTGGCTGCTCGTGAACCACTGTGCGGAAATCGGATCGGCGCTCACGCGAGGTACTCCTTCGCTACCTGCCGTAGCAGGTTCCTGCTGCTCACAGCATCCAAAGACCGTTGCCGGATGCGATCGTAGGTTCGATGGTATCGCTCGACATCGTGCGGTTTTTCCAGATACAGATTCCCTACCGTGCTCCCCTCGATGAAGACGACCGGCGGCTCGACCGGACTACCTGCCGGGGTGATTCCGAAGTCGAGAATCACGCAGGGCCCCACCCAGAGGCCGGTGGGGAAACCCGCCCGGAACGGGAGCACGCGCAGCTCGACGTTCGGCAGCGTGGACATATCGGCAAGCTTCCTCAGTTGCACCGCCATGACTTTCGGGCTCCCGTTGATCCTCCTCAGGGCCGCCTCGCCGATGACGGCACTGACAGACGCCGGGCGATGTTTGCGGGTCACCCTGTGCTGTCGCCGCAATTTCAGCTGCACCCAGGCGTCCTGCAACTCCTCGCTCGCATTCGGGAACGCGGCACGGTTCAACGCCCGCACATAGTCCCCGGTCTGGAACAGGCCGGGGATCAACTCCGGCTGAAATGTCGCGATACCGACCGCGGCGGACTCCAGTCCGACGTAGACGTCGAAATCTCTCGGGATGAGGTCCCCGAACTCGTGCCACCAGCTCTTCCCATTCGACTGCCGTGCCAACCCCGTGAACGCGGCGGCCAACTCCTCTGGCACCCCGTACAACTCACACGCCGCCTCGACCTGACCGATCTTGATCCGGCCGGTCTGACCGTGTTCGAGCCGGTGCAAACTGCTGTGACTGATGTCGAGCAGCTCGGCCGCGGTGACCAGGGTCAGTCCGGCGCGGGTACGCCAGTCCAGGAGATAGCGCCCGAGCTGGCGTCGCGGCACTGTCGATCCGGTGTCCTGCATGGAATCCTCCCACCTTCGGGCGGGCCGGGGCCCGCAACGGGTGACGCATCGGCGCTGCCGCGGAAGAAATGCTGGGCGTTTACGCGAAAAGAGTCGCGCGGTACCGCAATGACCGCCTCGCTCCCGGACAGCTGGTTCGCTGAAGCTCACCCGATGCCGCCCCCGGAGAATCCACCCTCAACCTAGCAGCATCGATGATCAGCGGAAATGCTTGTCCCAGCGAATGATCGGAGACCTACTATCCGAGACCCGACAGGGCGAAGCCCCGGCGCGGAGCCGCACCGTCCTGTCCGCAGGCGGCACCGGATCGCGACCTACCGGGCGTGGCCCGGCGCGACCGGGCGTCCGCCGGTGCGCGTCATTCGGCCGAGTAGCAGGTGTAGGTGATCCCGGACCGGAACGACAGGCTGTCGACGAGCCGGAGCTCCGGGATGGCGTAGCCGTCCGGGAAGAGCCGGCGGCCGCCACCCTGGACCACGGGGTAGGCGAACAGCCGGTATTCGTCCACCAAACCGGCCTCGATCAGGGTGTGGCACAGCGTGATACTTCCGGTGACGACGATGTCCTTGCCCGCCCGCTGTTTCAGCGCCGCGATCTCGGCGACCGGGTCACCCGAGAGGATCGTGGAGTTCTGCCAACCCGCGTCGGTCAGGGTCTTGGAAACCACGTACTTCTGCACCGTGTTCAGGTATTCGGTGATGCCCGTCGGGTCCTCGGTCTGCTGTGGCCAGTACGCGCGCAGATCCTCGAAGGTCCGGCGGCCGACCAGAAACCCGTCGGCGGCGCTGTCCTGGCGGTGGATCTCGTCGACCAGGTCCTGACTGTCCCCCTGGCCCTGCGGATCGAACCAGTCGCCGAGCATCTCGATCGCACCGTCGACGGTGATGTTCTGGGTTATCGCGAGCGTGCGCATAGTGCCTCCGGGCAGCGGTCGTACGTCGGATAGCAGGGCGGCGGTCCAGTATCTCGGATGTACGGACCGCCGCCCCGTACATCCCGACGGGACAGGCCGGAGAAATTCATCGGTCGCGCGAAAATTTCGGTGGACGCGACCGTCCCGCCGGCCGGTCGGCGGGACGGATCGCCCGGGATCAGGTGGGCGAGCCGGCGGCCGCACCGGTCGCCAAGTCCGCACCCCAGTGCGCGATGGCCGCGTCGAGGTCCAGTGGATGGGGCCGCATATCTCCGGATTCGGGCCAGTCGGCACGGGGCACCCGCCACATCACCTCGAATTCGATCCCGTCCGGGTCCTTGGCGTAGAACGACTTGGACATGAGGTGATCCGAGGCGCCGACCAGAGCGTTCCTCGACTGCAATCGGCGGCCGGTCTCGGCCAGCTCGCCGAGGGTGCCGAC
This genomic window contains:
- a CDS encoding KasA/KasB family beta-ketoacyl-ACP synthase, whose protein sequence is MTVPIASETRAAQVVVTAYAGATSIADDMDETWSGLLRGDTGITTLDDDFVAEYDLPVRIGGKLKSHPGAGLTRIEQRRHSYVEQLALVVGRRVWAAAGRPEVEGERLAVCIGTGLGGGDALIDAVDAMRAGGYRKVSPMSVPMVMPNGPAAAVSLEIGAKAGVFAPVSACSSGTEAIAQAWRLITTGEADVVVAGGVEGHIHAVPIASFAMMRAMSTRNDDPAAASRPFDRDRDGFVFGEAGALVVLESEQHARARGARIHARVLGAGITSDAYHIVASDPAGAGAARAMRKAIAVAGLDTADIQHVNAHATSTSIGDASEAAAIGAVTPDASIYAPKSALGHSIGAVGALETILTALTLRDQVVPPTLNLENPDVDLDIVHGSARAQRIDYALTNSFGFGGHNVTLALGRA
- a CDS encoding TetR/AcrR family transcriptional regulator, whose translation is MARPLDHAKRAEILDAVVRYIAEQGLADLSLRPLAAALGTSSRMLIYYFGTKEELLVQALATQRPDLTAVFAEAADADALRERLWQFWRSNTTGPGAVSVKVMLQVVGAACASHSPYAAYADEAIAVFVATLAAGLRGLESVDDPEVVATLLVSGLRGILQDRLITGEVERTDRAARRLIDQTIV
- the thiD gene encoding bifunctional hydroxymethylpyrimidine kinase/phosphomethylpyrimidine kinase, which translates into the protein MRLLPLAPPGQTPVRVLTIAGTDSGGGAGIQADTRTMALCGVHALVAVAAVTVQNSVGVSGFHEIPPQVVADQVRSVAGDIGVGAAKTGMLASTDIIEAVAGVCREVGIGHDGKIPLVVDPVAASMHGDPLLHAEALDAVRYTLFPLATIVTPNLDEVRLLTGVEVTDPASARTAAEALHALGPRWVVVKGGHLRTSAESTDLLFDGHHFLEFTAPRITTGNDHGGGDTLAAALACALAHGYSVPDAFEFAKEWTRLSLEASYDLGKGHGPVSPLWRLA
- a CDS encoding bifunctional glycosyltransferase family 2/GtrA family protein, yielding MTETVTLAGTAELTDDPLSPPVLDVVVPVYNEETDLGVCVRRLHDYLDSGFPFPARITIADNASTDSTLAVAEILAGELDGVRVVHLDAKGRGRALRAVWQESDAQVVAYMDVDLSTDLDALLPLVAPLVSGHSDLAIGTRLGAGSRVVRGPKREFISRCYNLLLKASLRAHFSDAQCGFKAVRTEVARKLLPLVEDGEWFFDTELLVIAERAGLRIHEVPVDWIDDPDSRVDIIDTARKDLRGIWRMGRALTTGSLPLAELRRAVGREPLVPGVPLGMVGQLIRFALVGVASTLAYVLLYLLLQPMAGAQVANFGALLITAVANTAANRAFTFGVRGQSGMVSHQFQGLLIFGFGLLVTSGSLFTLHHWAPGAPVQLELFVLVVANLIATLMRFVGLRWVFREAGRPALGVEEAAR
- a CDS encoding glycosyltransferase family 39 protein; this translates as MTVTATPPDTTVPASTMTGPEPARSGRWEYPALAVLLLATGLSYLYNLSANGWANSFYSAAIQAGSVSWKAFFFGSSDAANSITVDKAPASLWLMELSVRLFGLNSWSILVPQVLLGVATVALIWVTVRRSFGPAAGLVAGLALAVTPVFALMFRFNNPDALLVFLMVAAVWAIVRALDDGRWRWLVLTGTFIGFGFLAKQLQVMLVVPVLALVYLFAGPPKLGKRIAQLFAAGAAMVVAAGWWLLAVELWPADSRPYIGGSQNNSIIELTLGYNGFGRLNGNETGSVGPGGELPPGGNGMWGQTGITRMFDQMQGGQIAWLIPAALVALVAGLLLRGRAARTDGPRAQVLLWGGWLVVTGLVFSFMAGIFHQYYTVALAPAVAALVGIGGVLYWRNRSRWWVRAGAAVAVGLTTATAWMLLSRSADFVPWLRWAVLVAGIVATLAIVVPLPGRAGVAAALLAGAVGLAGPVAYTVDTLNSGHAGSIPTAGPNNGMFGGMRPPGMRGGMPDGAGMDGGMPGGPGGPGGMFGMNGGPGGMPGMPGGPGGMPGTDGGPSGMPGINGGPGGMPSTDGGPGGMPGINGGPGGMPSTDGAANGMPDGGDGGTTGIDGGRDGGNRRGGPGGGFLNASTPSAALVALLQDNGDAYTWAAATVSSNGAAGYQLATELPIMPIGGFNGSDPSPTLAQFQQYVASGQIHYFLGGSGGGPGGRQATTAAISQWVLDNFTAKEVDGVTLYDLTAPK
- a CDS encoding nuclear transport factor 2 family protein — its product is MTSVRKLVEDYYEHIDSGRLAEAAQLMTDDVLLTFANAEPVTGRDAATASIQYVLDQCTSIEHSVFHWIEPHPAVDGTTEVLFEIRIQYYLKSGKELNIPGAVYATVDSDNKFTEQRLYGDLTQVFA
- a CDS encoding class II histone deacetylase; its protein translation is MTIGYVWNTVYGWADTGSGSLFPSDATTGLQPIGHHLAHPDTKRRFHELVAVSGLLDRLQPVRAVPATDADILRVHTPQHLARIKAESLEPKGGDAGDGCSPFGRGGYEIAALSAGGAIQLVDQVVARTVDTGYALVNPPGHHAHRAGGMGFCIFNNVSVAAAYAKEVLGLERVAVVDWDVHHGNGTQDIWYSDPSVLTISLHQHLCFPPNSGYLEERGTGAGEGYSINIPLPPASGDAAYVHAMDQVVLPALRAFRPELILVASGFDASMMDPLARQMVTSAGFAQLTRRVLDMAAELCDGRIAFVQEGGYSPHYVPFCGLAVLREMLGEPFAADPYTPIVSSQGGDVLLEHEAEAIRAAIPAAAR
- a CDS encoding DUF397 domain-containing protein, encoding MSADPISAQWFTSSHSQGTGECVEVAFLGAGDIGVRDSKNPKAGALRFAPGEWAAFTAGIADGRFDRG
- a CDS encoding helix-turn-helix domain-containing protein, which gives rise to MQDTGSTVPRRQLGRYLLDWRTRAGLTLVTAAELLDISHSSLHRLEHGQTGRIKIGQVEAACELYGVPEELAAAFTGLARQSNGKSWWHEFGDLIPRDFDVYVGLESAAVGIATFQPELIPGLFQTGDYVRALNRAAFPNASEELQDAWVQLKLRRQHRVTRKHRPASVSAVIGEAALRRINGSPKVMAVQLRKLADMSTLPNVELRVLPFRAGFPTGLWVGPCVILDFGITPAGSPVEPPVVFIEGSTVGNLYLEKPHDVERYHRTYDRIRQRSLDAVSSRNLLRQVAKEYLA
- a CDS encoding dihydrofolate reductase family protein; translation: MRTLAITQNITVDGAIEMLGDWFDPQGQGDSQDLVDEIHRQDSAADGFLVGRRTFEDLRAYWPQQTEDPTGITEYLNTVQKYVVSKTLTDAGWQNSTILSGDPVAEIAALKQRAGKDIVVTGSITLCHTLIEAGLVDEYRLFAYPVVQGGGRRLFPDGYAIPELRLVDSLSFRSGITYTCYSAE
- a CDS encoding VOC family protein: MAVRRLNHAVLYIREVDRAVDFYTDTLQFVVAHHIPGRAAFLRASDTENDHDLGLFALGDEAAGPQPGNVGLYHLAWEVGTLGELAETGRRLQSRNALVGASDHLMSKSFYAKDPDGIEFEVMWRVPRADWPESGDMRPHPLDLDAAIAHWGADLATGAAAGSPT